Proteins found in one Streptococcus iniae genomic segment:
- a CDS encoding BglG family transcription antiterminator, which yields MLLTKREEQLMKAFLSYGKLSIDNMEEILKVSRRTVYRVLNDLTISLNSQNISIIKEDQKYFFTGQLDVLQSFSSQESFSKVERLNLMTYYLLTSQSELTNDFFQEEFAVSNVTIIQDIAEIETRLSDFDVQIKRQKGYSISDKTFKKRWLLAILLSNNISLSDFWQMKMGYFDFISADRLVIAKSVFQKHQSELPEMDSKLLQFFIILLALSNWQAIEKDNQSVSKLALDFSQKVFADFSSQSNDFYPISEILYFAKLLDLLLLKRQETPLFQENFDSEFFYNVSNLIDKVALYTKINFTKDQTLFKFLFNHIRLSLAVQILFADSKVTDLAHEALRNNEYLHRVIQLLVMEIFPNYLQTEWELELITLHFASSLRRSPQIYPVRILLLTDERPLATELLVSRLKNIAPFIESIATKACSSLEESDFDTYDAILATKLLSHDNIQFVSTYPNPSEMLGLEEFLQDVQINRDVKLRESQNVMMQMDFKDYFNASQLILKRFYLKPLNNRKQFNHTIDDIIQNVDMVSDKEYLTRKLNKRFNESPMAIPETNLALIHTQSSKVMKSVFLVFELENPVFAKSMNGQDELVKRVLVMLTPLEEGDEVRDLMTAISQSIIENHLYTEIYKKANQDIIYQLLNQIFTEKIKKLEN from the coding sequence ATGCTACTAACAAAACGAGAAGAACAATTAATGAAAGCTTTCCTGTCTTATGGAAAGCTTTCAATTGATAATATGGAAGAGATTTTGAAGGTGTCAAGAAGAACTGTTTACCGTGTTCTTAATGACTTAACCATTAGTTTAAATAGTCAAAATATTAGTATTATCAAAGAAGACCAAAAGTATTTTTTTACCGGCCAGTTGGATGTGTTGCAATCATTTTCAAGCCAAGAAAGTTTTTCAAAGGTTGAACGATTGAATCTGATGACATATTATTTATTGACGAGCCAAAGTGAACTAACCAATGATTTTTTTCAGGAAGAATTCGCTGTTAGTAATGTGACTATTATTCAGGACATTGCTGAAATTGAAACGCGATTAAGTGATTTTGATGTGCAAATTAAACGTCAAAAAGGCTACTCTATTAGTGATAAAACCTTTAAAAAAAGGTGGCTTCTAGCTATTTTGCTCTCAAATAATATCTCTTTATCAGATTTTTGGCAGATGAAAATGGGTTATTTTGATTTTATCTCTGCTGATCGCTTAGTTATTGCAAAATCGGTTTTTCAAAAACATCAGTCAGAATTGCCTGAGATGGATTCTAAGTTACTTCAATTTTTTATCATTTTATTGGCTTTAAGCAATTGGCAAGCCATTGAAAAAGACAATCAATCGGTTAGTAAACTTGCTTTAGACTTTTCTCAAAAAGTTTTTGCTGATTTTTCAAGCCAGTCTAATGATTTTTACCCCATCAGTGAAATTTTGTATTTTGCAAAACTTCTGGATCTTTTGCTTTTAAAAAGGCAAGAAACGCCGTTGTTTCAAGAGAATTTTGACAGTGAATTTTTCTATAATGTTTCAAATTTAATTGATAAGGTTGCCTTATACACCAAGATTAATTTCACCAAGGATCAAACCCTATTTAAATTTCTCTTTAATCATATCCGTCTTAGTTTAGCAGTACAAATTCTTTTTGCTGATAGTAAAGTCACTGATTTGGCTCACGAAGCTTTGAGAAACAATGAGTATTTGCACCGTGTTATTCAACTTTTAGTAATGGAAATTTTTCCAAATTATCTTCAAACAGAGTGGGAATTGGAATTGATAACGCTTCACTTTGCATCAAGCTTAAGGCGTAGTCCTCAAATTTATCCTGTTAGAATTCTTTTGTTAACGGATGAAAGGCCTTTAGCGACAGAATTGTTAGTCTCCCGACTAAAAAACATTGCTCCTTTTATTGAGTCGATTGCAACTAAAGCTTGTAGTTCTTTAGAGGAGTCGGATTTTGATACTTATGATGCTATTTTAGCGACCAAATTATTATCACATGATAACATTCAGTTTGTTTCAACTTATCCTAACCCAAGTGAGATGTTAGGATTAGAAGAGTTTTTGCAAGATGTGCAAATTAATCGTGACGTCAAATTGAGAGAAAGTCAGAACGTGATGATGCAAATGGATTTTAAAGATTACTTTAATGCCAGTCAACTGATTTTAAAACGCTTTTATTTAAAACCTTTAAACAATCGAAAGCAGTTTAATCACACCATTGATGATATTATACAAAATGTGGATATGGTTTCTGACAAAGAGTATTTAACTCGGAAACTCAATAAGCGATTTAACGAAAGTCCAATGGCTATTCCAGAGACTAATTTGGCATTAATCCATACGCAATCAAGTAAAGTAATGAAATCAGTTTTCTTAGTGTTTGAATTGGAAAATCCAGTTTTTGCCAAATCTATGAATGGTCAAGATGAATTGGTCAAAAGGGTCTTAGTGATGCTAACTCCCTTAGAAGAAGGTGATGAAGTGCGAGATTTGATGACGGCAATTAGTCAATCGATTATTGAAAATCATCTTTATACTGAAATTTATAAAAAAGCAAATCAAGACATTATTTATCAGTTGCTTAATCAAATATTTACAGAAAAAATCAAGAAATTGGAGAATTAA
- a CDS encoding PTS sugar transporter subunit IIA, with protein MEFQKELIKLDQAFETKEQAIKYCGQLLYQHGYVEEDYIQAMLDRNEELSVYMGNFIAIPHGTDTAKEKVKQSGLTVVQVPDGVNFGTEENPQIATVLFGIAGIGDEHLQLIQKISIFCADVDNVVKLADAKSEEQIIRLLNSVE; from the coding sequence ATGGAATTTCAAAAAGAATTGATCAAATTAGATCAAGCGTTTGAGACTAAAGAGCAAGCTATTAAATATTGTGGTCAACTCTTATATCAACATGGTTATGTCGAAGAAGATTATATCCAAGCTATGCTTGATCGTAATGAAGAGTTATCTGTTTACATGGGAAATTTTATTGCTATTCCGCATGGCACAGATACTGCCAAAGAAAAAGTAAAACAATCAGGTTTAACAGTTGTCCAAGTTCCAGACGGTGTTAATTTTGGCACAGAAGAAAATCCTCAAATAGCAACAGTCTTGTTTGGCATTGCTGGTATAGGTGATGAGCATTTACAACTGATTCAAAAGATTTCAATTTTCTGCGCAGATGTTGATAATGTGGTTAAATTAGCAGATGCTAAGTCTGAAGAACAAATTATTAGATTACTGAATTCAGTTGAATAG
- a CDS encoding mannitol-1-phosphate 5-dehydrogenase, whose product MKKALHFGAGNIGRGFIGEILAANGFSIQFVDVNDSIINALNDRHSYDIEIAEDGKRHIRVSNVSGINNKENPEAVVDAVAQADIITTAIGPNILPFIAELIAKGIQKRQAQGNKQPIDVLACENMIGGSQFLLEEVSKYLTEDNKAYLDHYVGFPNAAVDRIVPAQSHEDPLLVVVEPFNEWVVETSRMKNQSLKLEGVHYEDNLEPFIERKLFSVNSGHATSAYTGAYAGAKTILEALEVPEVKSQLEAVLAEIRSLLVAKWNFDDDELKAYHKVIISRFENPYIVDDVERVARTPIRKLGYDERFIRPIRELKAANLSYHNLLKTVAYVFKYKDVNDQQSSQLQVMLSENDLPKVVADVTSLEDQELIAEIVKSIEALA is encoded by the coding sequence ATGAAAAAAGCTTTGCATTTTGGGGCTGGTAATATTGGCCGTGGTTTTATTGGTGAAATTTTAGCAGCAAATGGGTTTTCCATTCAATTTGTTGACGTTAATGACAGCATTATCAATGCATTGAACGACAGACATTCTTACGACATTGAAATTGCTGAGGATGGGAAACGTCATATAAGGGTTTCTAATGTATCTGGAATTAATAACAAAGAGAATCCTGAAGCGGTTGTTGATGCAGTAGCGCAAGCTGATATTATCACAACGGCTATTGGTCCCAATATTTTACCATTTATCGCTGAATTAATTGCTAAAGGTATTCAAAAAAGACAAGCACAAGGAAATAAACAGCCGATTGATGTGCTTGCGTGTGAAAATATGATTGGTGGCTCACAATTCTTGCTTGAAGAAGTTTCAAAATATTTGACTGAAGATAATAAAGCTTATCTTGACCACTATGTTGGTTTTCCAAATGCTGCTGTAGACCGTATTGTTCCAGCGCAAAGTCATGAAGACCCATTATTAGTTGTTGTTGAGCCATTTAATGAATGGGTTGTTGAAACTAGTCGCATGAAAAATCAATCCTTAAAACTTGAAGGTGTTCACTACGAGGATAATCTTGAGCCATTTATTGAAAGAAAATTGTTCTCTGTTAATTCAGGGCATGCGACATCAGCTTATACAGGGGCATATGCGGGTGCAAAGACTATTTTGGAAGCATTAGAGGTTCCAGAAGTGAAAAGCCAACTAGAGGCTGTTTTAGCTGAAATTCGGTCATTGCTTGTGGCTAAGTGGAACTTTGATGATGACGAACTCAAAGCTTACCATAAGGTTATTATTAGTCGCTTTGAAAATCCCTATATTGTTGACGATGTTGAGCGTGTAGCTCGTACACCAATTCGTAAATTAGGTTATGACGAACGCTTTATCAGACCTATTCGTGAACTAAAAGCAGCTAATTTGTCTTATCATAATCTCCTTAAGACAGTTGCTTATGTTTTTAAATATAAAGATGTTAATGACCAACAAAGTAGTCAACTTCAAGTGATGTTGTCAGAAAACGATCTTCCAAAAGTTGTTGCAGATGTGACAAGCCTAGAGGATCAAGAGTTGATTGCTGAAATCGTTAAAAGCATTGAAGCATTAGCTTAA
- a CDS encoding zinc ribbon domain-containing protein YjdM, with translation MSLPNCLQCQSEYVYEDGTLLVCPMCAFEWTPGQEEEMVEEGLKVLDSNGTQLQDGDTVTVIKDLKVKGAPKDIKQGTRVKNIRLVEGDHNIDCKVDGFGAMKLKSEFVKKI, from the coding sequence ATGTCATTACCAAATTGTTTACAATGCCAATCAGAATATGTTTATGAGGATGGGACCTTATTAGTTTGCCCGATGTGTGCATTTGAATGGACACCAGGTCAAGAAGAAGAAATGGTTGAAGAAGGCTTAAAAGTTTTAGATAGTAATGGAACACAGTTACAAGATGGTGATACTGTCACAGTTATCAAAGATTTAAAAGTTAAGGGTGCTCCAAAAGACATCAAACAAGGAACACGTGTCAAAAATATTCGACTTGTTGAAGGTGACCACAATATCGACTGTAAAGTTGATGGCTTTGGTGCCATGAAGTTGAAATCAGAGTTTGTTAAGAAGATTTAA
- a CDS encoding amino acid ABC transporter permease: protein MSYILQVLPSLLDGAKITLQVFFIVIILSIPLGAFFAFLMKVNFKPLQWFLTLYVWIMRGTPLLLQLIFFYYVLPSVGITFDRMPAAILAFTMNYAAYFAEIFRGGIEAIPKGQYEAAKVLKLNHLQTIRYIIMPQVFKIVLPSVFNEVINLVKDSSLVYVLGVGDLLLASKTAANRDATLAPMFIAGIIYLLLIGLVTIISKHVEKRFNYYK, encoded by the coding sequence ATGTCCTATATTTTACAAGTATTACCCAGTTTATTAGATGGTGCCAAAATTACCTTACAAGTCTTTTTTATCGTTATTATTCTCTCAATACCATTAGGTGCATTTTTTGCCTTTCTAATGAAAGTGAATTTTAAACCACTTCAGTGGTTTTTAACACTGTATGTTTGGATTATGCGTGGTACCCCTCTATTATTACAACTCATTTTTTTCTATTATGTTTTACCTAGTGTTGGTATCACCTTCGATCGGATGCCTGCGGCAATCTTAGCCTTTACTATGAATTATGCTGCTTATTTCGCAGAAATTTTCCGTGGTGGTATTGAAGCTATTCCTAAAGGACAATATGAAGCTGCTAAGGTGCTTAAATTGAATCACCTTCAAACCATTCGCTATATTATTATGCCTCAGGTTTTCAAGATTGTTTTGCCGAGTGTCTTTAATGAAGTGATTAACCTTGTTAAAGATTCTTCACTGGTGTACGTGCTTGGTGTCGGTGATTTATTATTGGCCAGTAAGACAGCTGCAAACAGAGATGCAACTTTGGCACCCATGTTTATTGCAGGAATCATATACTTATTACTAATTGGTTTAGTGACGATTATTTCTAAACACGTTGAAAAACGTTTCAATTACTACAAATAA
- a CDS encoding amino acid ABC transporter ATP-binding protein, with protein MLELKNISKQFGQKTIFDRFNLTVANGEILSLVGPSGGGKTTLLRMLAGLEPIDSGDIFYDDQPVPIDHLENRNLLGFVFQDFQLFPHLTVLDNLILSPTITMGVSKADAKDKAISLLERLGLKEHMHVYPFSLSGGQKQRVALARAMMIDPQIIGYDEPTSALDPELRQEVEKLILQNRDMGITQIVVTHDLQFAESISDRIIKVNPK; from the coding sequence ATGTTAGAACTTAAAAATATTTCAAAACAATTTGGTCAAAAAACAATCTTTGATCGGTTCAATCTAACAGTCGCAAATGGTGAAATTTTATCACTTGTTGGTCCTTCAGGAGGCGGGAAGACAACTCTCTTGAGAATGTTGGCAGGATTAGAGCCTATCGACTCTGGTGACATTTTTTATGATGATCAGCCAGTTCCCATCGACCATTTAGAAAACCGAAACCTTTTAGGTTTTGTTTTCCAAGATTTTCAACTTTTTCCGCATTTAACAGTTTTAGATAATCTTATCTTATCACCAACCATTACAATGGGAGTAAGTAAAGCTGACGCAAAAGACAAAGCCATATCACTCTTAGAAAGACTTGGTCTAAAAGAGCATATGCATGTCTATCCTTTTTCTCTTTCTGGAGGGCAAAAGCAGCGCGTTGCACTGGCTAGAGCTATGATGATTGATCCACAAATTATTGGTTATGATGAACCAACAAGTGCTTTGGATCCGGAATTACGCCAAGAGGTTGAAAAACTGATTCTTCAAAATCGTGACATGGGAATTACACAAATTGTTGTTACACATGATTTGCAATTTGCAGAATCTATTTCTGACCGTATTATTAAGGTCAATCCCAAATAG
- a CDS encoding amino acid ABC transporter substrate-binding protein: protein MKMKKILVASMAFLSTVVLVACASTATNTSKKDAWEAYKAKKEITVGFDNTFVPMGFKDESGKNTGFDIDLAKAVFKEYGIKVTFQPINWDLKETELKNGKIDMIWNGYSMNPERQKKVAFSNPYMKNEQVLVSKKSSHMTSFGDMKAKVLGAQSGSSGYDAFTRHPKVLKDIVKDNDARQYETFTQAFIDLKNNRIDGLLIDKVYANYYLKQEKELENYTILASEYKGENFAVGVRKEDKTLLKNINKGLKKLYQEGKFQAISEKWFGTDVAAEDIKN, encoded by the coding sequence ATGAAAATGAAGAAAATTTTAGTTGCCTCAATGGCATTTCTATCGACTGTAGTTTTAGTTGCCTGTGCTTCAACTGCTACAAATACCTCAAAAAAAGATGCCTGGGAAGCCTACAAAGCAAAAAAAGAAATCACAGTAGGCTTTGATAATACATTTGTTCCAATGGGTTTTAAGGATGAAAGTGGCAAAAATACTGGTTTTGATATTGATCTAGCCAAAGCTGTCTTTAAAGAATATGGTATTAAAGTAACATTCCAGCCAATTAATTGGGATTTGAAAGAAACTGAATTAAAAAATGGTAAAATCGATATGATTTGGAATGGCTATTCGATGAATCCTGAACGTCAGAAAAAAGTGGCCTTTTCAAACCCATATATGAAAAATGAACAAGTTTTAGTGTCTAAAAAATCATCTCATATGACAAGTTTTGGGGACATGAAAGCTAAAGTATTAGGGGCGCAATCAGGATCATCAGGTTACGATGCTTTCACACGTCATCCTAAGGTTTTAAAAGATATTGTTAAAGATAATGATGCTAGACAATATGAAACATTTACACAAGCATTCATTGATTTGAAAAATAACCGTATTGATGGCTTGTTAATTGATAAGGTTTATGCAAATTATTACCTTAAACAAGAAAAAGAACTTGAAAACTATACCATTCTTGCCAGTGAGTATAAAGGTGAAAATTTCGCTGTTGGTGTCCGTAAAGAAGATAAGACCCTTCTAAAAAATATCAATAAAGGGCTTAAAAAACTTTATCAGGAAGGCAAATTCCAAGCCATTTCAGAAAAATGGTTCGGTACTGATGTTGCTGCAGAGGACATTAAAAACTAA
- a CDS encoding CAMP factor family pore-forming toxin (The term CAMP (Christie, Atkins, Munch-Petersen) factor is used for toxins encoded in group A and B Streptococcus, but expressed well enough to give a positive CAMP test only in GBS. Related toxins are found in Propionibacterium acnes and other bacterial species.), with translation MNSQHILRLSVIVSGVALLSLAAPSVLADDAVPQHQTVSQANTLTSQKDGIVNTIDQDLNQLQTIKEEVKGTDAEKAVTTAIETADKLKSSLKFNPETIYDINSIGARVEALSDAVQAIVFATTQLSHKVDQAHIDMGFAITKLVIRIADPFTSVDAIKAQVQAIADLEKKVLTYADLKASDRATIYVKSSLDKVIWNTRFERDQKVLGIKSFAVYNTLNQAITHAVGVQLNPNVTVAQVDQEVVALQNALTAALN, from the coding sequence ATGAACTCTCAACACATTTTACGTCTATCAGTCATCGTGTCAGGTGTTGCTTTATTGTCTTTAGCTGCGCCATCTGTTTTAGCTGATGATGCGGTGCCTCAACATCAAACAGTTTCTCAAGCAAATACTTTAACCAGTCAAAAAGATGGTATTGTAAACACTATTGATCAAGACCTGAATCAATTACAGACAATTAAAGAAGAAGTAAAAGGAACAGATGCTGAAAAAGCAGTGACAACAGCAATTGAGACTGCTGACAAACTAAAAAGCTCTCTTAAATTTAATCCAGAAACTATCTATGACATCAATTCAATTGGTGCTCGAGTAGAAGCACTATCTGATGCTGTTCAAGCCATTGTTTTTGCAACAACTCAATTAAGCCACAAAGTTGACCAAGCACATATTGATATGGGATTTGCTATAACCAAATTAGTTATCCGAATTGCTGATCCATTTACATCTGTTGATGCAATAAAAGCACAAGTCCAAGCCATTGCTGATTTAGAGAAAAAAGTTCTAACTTATGCAGATTTAAAAGCTAGTGATAGAGCTACAATTTATGTGAAGTCATCGTTGGATAAAGTTATTTGGAATACACGTTTTGAAAGAGATCAAAAAGTATTAGGTATTAAAAGTTTTGCAGTTTATAATACCTTGAATCAAGCCATTACACATGCTGTTGGCGTACAACTTAATCCAAATGTAACAGTAGCACAAGTTGATCAAGAAGTGGTTGCTTTACAAAATGCCTTAACAGCTGCTCTTAACTAA
- a CDS encoding cation diffusion facilitator family transporter — translation MSQDPISNLKLAKRGPIVSIVAYLLITIGKLVSGYLLNSNSLIADGFNNLSDIVGNVALFIGLHLASQPADSNHRFGHWKFEDLSSLITSFIMFIVGFQVLIQTIQNMLYGKATPIDPIGALVGLISAIIMLAVYLYNKNLSKKVKSSALVAAAKDNLSDAVTSIGTSIAIIAASLNLTIIDRLAAIVITYFILKTAFDIFKQSAFSLSDGFDNKHLKQYEKAILEIPKITAVKSQRGRTYGSNVYLDIVLEMNPDLSVYESHAITERVEQLLSQRFSVYDIDIHVEPSVIPEDELMENVSKKLFTNEKIILSKLPDYQDYISEDFYMIDVAGNVFDRQQLIAKETFYPSNFENFQIKSISQKTKLVTYRLQGEQHTSIWRRNEVWYMIFHQVTSLKHPLKSRPRYRIHKV, via the coding sequence ATGTCTCAAGACCCTATAAGCAACCTCAAATTGGCAAAAAGAGGCCCTATTGTCAGCATCGTTGCCTATCTCTTAATTACAATTGGGAAACTCGTTAGTGGTTATTTGCTCAATTCCAACTCCTTAATTGCCGATGGCTTCAATAACTTATCTGACATTGTTGGTAATGTTGCCCTCTTCATCGGCTTACATCTAGCCAGTCAACCAGCTGATTCTAACCATCGCTTTGGTCATTGGAAGTTTGAAGATTTATCCAGTTTGATCACATCATTTATTATGTTTATTGTTGGCTTTCAGGTTTTAATTCAAACCATTCAAAACATGCTTTATGGTAAGGCTACGCCCATTGATCCAATTGGTGCCCTTGTAGGTCTAATCTCAGCTATTATTATGTTAGCTGTTTACCTTTATAATAAAAATCTCTCAAAGAAAGTAAAATCCAGTGCTCTTGTTGCAGCTGCTAAGGACAATCTGTCTGATGCTGTCACCTCAATTGGTACCTCAATTGCTATTATTGCTGCTTCATTAAACTTAACCATCATCGATAGGTTAGCAGCTATTGTCATTACCTACTTTATTCTTAAAACTGCTTTTGACATTTTCAAGCAAAGTGCTTTTAGCCTCTCAGATGGTTTTGACAATAAGCACTTAAAACAATACGAAAAAGCCATTTTAGAAATTCCTAAAATTACTGCTGTTAAATCCCAACGCGGTCGCACTTATGGTAGTAATGTGTACCTAGATATTGTTTTGGAAATGAATCCTGACTTATCAGTCTATGAAAGCCATGCAATCACTGAACGTGTCGAGCAACTCTTAAGCCAACGCTTTTCAGTTTATGATATTGACATTCATGTTGAACCTTCAGTTATCCCAGAAGATGAATTAATGGAAAATGTCAGCAAAAAACTCTTTACCAATGAGAAAATCATCTTGTCAAAACTTCCAGACTATCAAGACTATATTTCTGAAGATTTTTACATGATTGATGTCGCTGGAAATGTATTTGACCGCCAGCAATTGATTGCTAAAGAGACTTTTTACCCTAGCAATTTTGAAAACTTCCAGATTAAATCAATCAGTCAAAAAACTAAATTAGTCACCTATCGATTGCAAGGTGAGCAACACACTAGTATTTGGAGGCGAAACGAAGTTTGGTACATGATTTTCCATCAAGTGACCTCCCTAAAACACCCTTTAAAATCAAGACCACGCTATCGTATTCATAAAGTGTGA
- a CDS encoding alanine/glycine:cation symporter family protein, whose protein sequence is MLSIIKLIDDLVWGPPLLMLLVGTGIYLTVRLGLLQVLKLPKAFKLIFTEDQGHGDISSFAALATALAATVGTGNIVGVATAIKSGGPGALFWMWVAAFFGMATKYAEGVLAIKYRTKDANGEISGGPMYYIVNGMGEKWKPLAVFFALSGVLVALFGIGTFAQVNSITSSLNHSFGFSPKFVSVIMAILVAFIIFGGIQSISKVAEKVVPFMAIFYILASLTVIFIKFDHILPVISLVFKSAFTPVAAIGGFTGTLVKDAIQKGIARGVFSNESGLGSAPIAAAAAKTNEPVEQGLISMTGTFIDTIIICSLTGLAILVTGQWTTHLEGAPLTQAAFASVFGNIGAYALTFSLILFAFTTILGWSYYGERCFEFLFGTKPIAFFRLLFILMVALGGFLKLELIWVLADIVNGLMALPNLIALLALSPVIIYETKRYFSSNQ, encoded by the coding sequence ATGCTATCTATTATTAAACTAATTGATGATTTGGTTTGGGGACCTCCCCTTCTCATGCTGCTTGTTGGTACGGGGATTTACCTAACAGTTAGGCTTGGCCTATTGCAAGTGCTGAAATTACCAAAAGCCTTTAAACTGATTTTTACTGAAGACCAAGGACACGGGGATATCTCAAGCTTTGCGGCGCTTGCAACAGCGCTTGCAGCAACAGTCGGAACAGGAAATATCGTTGGTGTTGCTACAGCAATTAAATCAGGCGGGCCAGGGGCCTTATTTTGGATGTGGGTTGCCGCTTTCTTTGGGATGGCAACAAAATATGCTGAAGGGGTTTTAGCCATCAAATACCGTACCAAGGATGCCAACGGAGAGATTTCTGGTGGGCCTATGTACTATATTGTTAATGGAATGGGGGAAAAATGGAAACCTCTTGCTGTCTTTTTTGCCTTGTCTGGTGTTTTAGTGGCTCTATTTGGTATTGGAACCTTTGCTCAAGTTAATTCCATTACGTCTTCATTAAACCATAGCTTTGGCTTTTCACCTAAATTTGTGAGCGTCATTATGGCAATCCTAGTTGCTTTTATCATCTTTGGTGGTATCCAATCCATTTCAAAGGTAGCTGAAAAAGTGGTCCCATTTATGGCAATCTTTTATATCCTTGCTTCACTAACAGTTATTTTTATTAAGTTTGACCATATCTTACCTGTTATATCACTTGTTTTCAAATCAGCCTTTACACCTGTTGCAGCTATTGGTGGTTTTACTGGCACCCTTGTTAAAGATGCCATTCAAAAAGGAATTGCCCGCGGGGTTTTCTCAAATGAATCCGGTCTTGGGTCTGCTCCCATTGCCGCTGCTGCTGCAAAAACAAATGAACCCGTCGAACAAGGGCTTATCTCAATGACCGGAACATTTATTGACACGATTATTATCTGTAGTTTAACAGGTCTTGCCATTCTTGTGACAGGACAATGGACAACACATCTAGAAGGAGCTCCTCTAACCCAAGCAGCATTTGCCTCTGTCTTTGGAAACATCGGAGCATATGCCTTAACTTTTTCACTTATTTTATTTGCTTTTACAACCATTTTAGGATGGAGTTACTACGGCGAGCGATGCTTTGAATTCCTTTTCGGAACAAAACCAATTGCTTTTTTCCGACTATTATTTATTCTTATGGTTGCACTAGGAGGCTTTTTAAAGCTTGAATTGATATGGGTACTTGCTGACATTGTGAACGGTTTGATGGCTCTGCCAAACCTCATTGCCCTTCTAGCCCTCTCACCAGTCATCATTTATGAAACAAAACGCTATTTTAGCAGCAACCAGTAA